The Solea senegalensis isolate Sse05_10M linkage group LG9, IFAPA_SoseM_1, whole genome shotgun sequence genome has a segment encoding these proteins:
- the rnf41l gene encoding E3 ubiquitin-protein ligase NRDP1 isoform X2 codes for MNQWTGNQHTKDLDEEKAHSSHRMGYDLERFVGYVNEGLLCCVCRDVLERPLQAPCEHAYCSACISNWLVHHHSCPEDRLPLDVCNLKPLYRYMRNDLNRLQIRCVNAARGCDVVCSLESLHTHEEECCPVQVERRGLEAHMSECNFRSRACPNGCGHTLLSADQSQHNCVAELRTEVEILRAEMLCKLEEVRREMESRLDSQRRHMVQKESQLKSEVEELKGQLSRVMCDMRALLGAERLRRQELAEAELEKRELLELLRDLQPHKSQHPVDQTARDKHQGASTSEREQHTKPTRPQQREASLHTLSLSLHSAQAINESGPPASPQLGEGGRKGGTRSLTLDCIKRKSREVTVI; via the exons ATGAACCAGTGGACTGGAAACCAACACACCAAGGACTTGGATGAAGAGAAAGCTCACTCTTCACACAG GATGGGCTATGATCTTGAGAGGTTTGTGGGTTATGTGAATGAGGgcctgctgtgctgtgtgtgtcggGATGTGCTGGAGCGCCCCCTCCAGGCGCCTTGTGAGCATGCTTATTGCAGCGCATGCATCAGCAACTGGCTGGTCCATCACCACTCCTGTCCAGAGGACAGACTCCCGCTGGATGTGTGTAATCTCAAACCCTTGTACAG GTACATGCGTAATGACCTGAACCGCCTTCAGATCCGGTGTGTGAATGCAGCTCGGGGATGTGATGTGGTCTGTTCCCTGGAGAGCCTGCACACACACGAGGAAGAGT GTTGTCCTGTACAGGTGGAGAGGCGGGGTTTGGAGGCCCACATGTCAGAATGTAACTTCCGCAGCAGAGCGTGCCCCAATGGCTGCGGccacactctcctctctgctgatcAGTCTCAACATAACTGTGTGGCAGAGCTACGCACTGAAGTGGAGATTCtcag GGCTGAGATGCTGTGCAAGTTGGAGGAGGTGAGACGAGAGATGGAGTCGCGGTTGGACTCACAGAGGAGACACATGGTGCAGAAAGAGTCGCAGCTGAAGAGCGAGGTGGAGGAGCTCAAG GGCCAGCTGTCACGTGTGATGTGTGACATGCGAGCTCTGTTGGGAGCAGAGCGTCTGAGGAGACAGGAGTTGGCggaagcagagctggaaaaGAGAGAACTGTTGGAGCTCCTCAGAGACCTGCAGCCGCACAAGAGTCAGCATCCTGTTGACCAAACAGCCAGAGACAAGCATCAAGGAGCATCGACATCCGAGCGGGAGCAACACACCAAGCCAACAAGACCCCAACAGAGGGAGGCGTCCTTACATACTTTGAGTCTGTCTCTACATTCAGCTCAGGCAATAAATGAATCAGGTCCACCTGCATCACCGCAGCTGGGCGAGGGGGGACGCAAAGGTGGTACCCGGAGTTTGACACTGGACTGCATCAAGAGGAAGAGCCGGGAGGTGACAGTCATCTGA
- the rnf41l gene encoding RING finger protein 151 isoform X1: MNQWTGNQHTKDLDEEKAHSSHRMGYDLERFVGYVNEGLLCCVCRDVLERPLQAPCEHAYCSACISNWLVHHHSCPEDRLPLDVCNLKPLYRYMRNDLNRLQIRCVNAARGCDVVCSLESLHTHEEECEFAFMSCSNIGCPVQVERRGLEAHMSECNFRSRACPNGCGHTLLSADQSQHNCVAELRTEVEILRAEMLCKLEEVRREMESRLDSQRRHMVQKESQLKSEVEELKGQLSRVMCDMRALLGAERLRRQELAEAELEKRELLELLRDLQPHKSQHPVDQTARDKHQGASTSEREQHTKPTRPQQREASLHTLSLSLHSAQAINESGPPASPQLGEGGRKGGTRSLTLDCIKRKSREVTVI; this comes from the exons ATGAACCAGTGGACTGGAAACCAACACACCAAGGACTTGGATGAAGAGAAAGCTCACTCTTCACACAG GATGGGCTATGATCTTGAGAGGTTTGTGGGTTATGTGAATGAGGgcctgctgtgctgtgtgtgtcggGATGTGCTGGAGCGCCCCCTCCAGGCGCCTTGTGAGCATGCTTATTGCAGCGCATGCATCAGCAACTGGCTGGTCCATCACCACTCCTGTCCAGAGGACAGACTCCCGCTGGATGTGTGTAATCTCAAACCCTTGTACAG GTACATGCGTAATGACCTGAACCGCCTTCAGATCCGGTGTGTGAATGCAGCTCGGGGATGTGATGTGGTCTGTTCCCTGGAGAGCCTGCACACACACGAGGAAGAGTGTGAGTTTGCCTTCATGTCCTGCTCTAACATAG GTTGTCCTGTACAGGTGGAGAGGCGGGGTTTGGAGGCCCACATGTCAGAATGTAACTTCCGCAGCAGAGCGTGCCCCAATGGCTGCGGccacactctcctctctgctgatcAGTCTCAACATAACTGTGTGGCAGAGCTACGCACTGAAGTGGAGATTCtcag GGCTGAGATGCTGTGCAAGTTGGAGGAGGTGAGACGAGAGATGGAGTCGCGGTTGGACTCACAGAGGAGACACATGGTGCAGAAAGAGTCGCAGCTGAAGAGCGAGGTGGAGGAGCTCAAG GGCCAGCTGTCACGTGTGATGTGTGACATGCGAGCTCTGTTGGGAGCAGAGCGTCTGAGGAGACAGGAGTTGGCggaagcagagctggaaaaGAGAGAACTGTTGGAGCTCCTCAGAGACCTGCAGCCGCACAAGAGTCAGCATCCTGTTGACCAAACAGCCAGAGACAAGCATCAAGGAGCATCGACATCCGAGCGGGAGCAACACACCAAGCCAACAAGACCCCAACAGAGGGAGGCGTCCTTACATACTTTGAGTCTGTCTCTACATTCAGCTCAGGCAATAAATGAATCAGGTCCACCTGCATCACCGCAGCTGGGCGAGGGGGGACGCAAAGGTGGTACCCGGAGTTTGACACTGGACTGCATCAAGAGGAAGAGCCGGGAGGTGACAGTCATCTGA
- the LOC122775004 gene encoding fibrinogen silencer-binding protein codes for MASSSVFMSSMVGKARSSNFTLSEKLDLLKLVRPHIRILEEHTNKHAVIVDKNKCWDIVAVQYNALGGDRPHRTAQGLRTLYKRLKESAKQEVMQRRHAQPEYRASISEPTRRIMEMIPHLFHHVPIHEKDQALRRLIYSKHNSPIEHPGSSSSLAGLQDYSAAISNAPHEIVQLDPEDDVKPPPDLPILSINTGPELDGGQEREGEQDLGSVHEYEASLSPSPSSVNVPLSTSPLPLHHDLFQSDIYPHQEYNRFRPLHLAKEEHELVLANHRKVAMYLEEKREGLKRKQDLEEELLKAKIKVEKLKAARLRHGLPVPL; via the exons ATGGCGTccagctctgtgtttatgtCCAGTATGGTGGGTAAGGCTCGCTCCTCCAACTTCACCCTCTCTGAAAAGCTGGACCTGTTGAAGCTGGTGCGACCCCACATCCGCATCTTGGAGGAGCACACCAACAAGCATGCGGTCATTGTGGACAAGAACAAGTGCTGGGATATCGTGGCTGTGCAGTACAATGCCCTGGGAGGTGACAGACCTCACCGGACCGCTCAGGGCCTCAGGACCCTCTACAAGAGGCTGAAGGAGTCAGCCAAGCAGGAAGTGATGCAGCGCAGACACGCACAGCCAGAGTACAGAGCAAGCATCTCTGAGCCAACCAGGAGAATTATGGAGATGATCCCTCACCTGTTTCACCATGTGCCCATCCATGAAAAGGACCAGGCACTGCGCAG ATTAATATACAGCAAGCACAATTCTCCAATTGAGCATCCTGGCAGCAGCTCCTCTCTGGCTGGACTCCAGGATTACTCAGCAGCTATCTCAAATGCCCCCCATGAAATAGTGCAGCTGGACCCTGAAGACGATGTAAAACCTCCGCCAGACCTCCCCATTCTTTCTATAAACACAGGCCCAGAGCTGGATGGAGGCCAGGAGAGGGAGGGTGAGCAGGACTTGGGTAGTGTCCATGAGTATGAAGCAtccctgtctccctctccttcctctgttAACGTCCCCCTCTCTACCTCGCCACTGCCCTTACACCATGACCTCTTCCAAAGCGACATTTACCCCCACCAGGAGTACAACAGGTTTCGCCCTCTGCATCTGGCCAAAGAGGAGCACGAGTTAGTgttggccaatcacaggaaGGTTGCCATGTAcctggaggagaaaagagaggggcTGAAGAGGAAACAGGATCTGGAGGAGGAACTTCTGAAAGCCAAGATTAAAGTGGAGAAACTAAAGGCTGCCCGACTGAGACACGGACTGCCAGTTCCTCTATAA